The Muricauda sp. SCSIO 65647 genome includes a region encoding these proteins:
- a CDS encoding LytR/AlgR family response regulator transcription factor, whose amino-acid sequence MLEAVIVDDEIKALQSLSWELTNLSDEVDIIASFTDAHEALKYLEKNTPDCLFLDIEMPTMDGFQFIKSLKNKNFPVVITTAYNQYALKALKNEAIDYLLKPIDSDDLSETLEKIKKYNAKNLTAERLEKILLEHNAESHHKKITINTDGKLMFFNSDDILYAESDGNYSTIFLSDGQKILLTKKLKEVNELLPSNSFFRIHNSYIVNLNKIKEFLKTDGYVILETNHKIPVSRQKKSDFLDLL is encoded by the coding sequence ATGTTGGAAGCAGTCATAGTAGATGATGAAATCAAAGCGCTCCAAAGCCTCAGCTGGGAGCTGACCAATCTAAGCGATGAGGTCGATATCATAGCTTCATTTACCGATGCCCATGAAGCATTGAAATATTTAGAGAAGAACACTCCCGATTGTCTGTTTCTCGATATCGAAATGCCCACTATGGATGGGTTTCAATTCATCAAAAGCCTAAAAAACAAAAACTTCCCTGTGGTCATTACCACGGCCTACAACCAATATGCATTGAAGGCATTGAAAAATGAGGCCATCGATTATTTGCTCAAACCCATAGATTCTGATGATCTTAGCGAAACACTGGAAAAAATAAAAAAGTACAATGCCAAGAACCTGACAGCAGAAAGACTTGAGAAGATTTTGCTGGAGCACAATGCAGAATCACACCACAAAAAGATTACCATAAACACCGATGGCAAATTGATGTTCTTCAATAGCGATGATATTCTCTATGCCGAATCAGATGGTAATTACAGCACTATATTTCTCAGCGATGGGCAAAAAATTCTGTTGACCAAAAAACTGAAAGAGGTCAATGAACTATTGCCGAGCAACAGCTTCTTCCGAATCCATAATTCCTATATCGTAAACCTCAATAAAATAAAAGAGTTCTTGAAAACAGATGGCTATGTCATTTTAGAGACCAACCACAAAATTCCAGTTTCAAGACAGAAAAAATCTGATTTTTTAGATTTGTTGTAA
- a CDS encoding DUF3109 family protein has protein sequence MFQIGKTLISEDIIENDFVCNLNACKGACCVDGEYGAPLETSETEILKDLFKKVRPFLQKEGIEAIEKHGAFVKGEDGEWETPLIEKTGACAYVVYDQKGIAKCGLEKAYDQGATEWKKPISCHLYPVRTKKYSEFTAVNYHRWEICDPACALGHELKVPIYVFVREALVRKFGEAWYGELEKVAKEHTK, from the coding sequence ATGTTTCAAATTGGCAAGACCCTGATCTCTGAAGACATCATAGAAAATGATTTTGTCTGTAATCTCAATGCCTGTAAGGGGGCCTGTTGTGTTGATGGTGAATATGGGGCGCCATTGGAAACCTCGGAAACCGAAATTCTCAAAGACCTTTTCAAAAAGGTAAGACCATTTTTACAAAAAGAAGGTATCGAGGCCATCGAAAAGCACGGAGCATTTGTCAAGGGTGAAGATGGTGAGTGGGAAACGCCACTTATAGAGAAAACAGGAGCCTGTGCCTATGTGGTATATGACCAAAAGGGAATCGCCAAATGTGGACTTGAGAAAGCTTACGATCAAGGGGCAACAGAATGGAAAAAGCCCATATCATGTCATCTTTACCCGGTAAGAACAAAAAAGTATTCAGAATTCACGGCCGTGAACTATCACCGTTGGGAAATTTGTGACCCTGCCTGTGCATTGGGCCATGAGCTGAAAGTGCCCATCTACGTATTTGTTAGGGAGGCCTTGGTTCGAAAATTTGGGGAAGCCTGGTATGGCGAACTTGAAAAAGTGGCCAAAGAACATACTAAATAA
- a CDS encoding TerB family tellurite resistance protein, producing MIKWIAAILGYYIFRFPGAILGFLLGSFLDNASGSGNGRSIFRDFGQQTVSPADFELNLLSLCSIVIKADGSVSQRELDYVRQYFLSTYGKEKANAIFRTFNEVIKKREVSAQRICSYLNQRTRYEVRLQLVHFLFGIAQSDGRVSTAEADKLREIAGYLRVAMRDFESIMAMFIKSADNAYKILEIEKTATDDEVKKAYRTMAKKYHPDRVNTQDEAIKKGAEEKFKEVQKAYETIQQERGMS from the coding sequence ATGATAAAGTGGATTGCGGCCATTTTAGGATATTATATATTTCGGTTTCCAGGAGCCATATTGGGCTTTTTGTTGGGTAGTTTTCTTGACAATGCCAGCGGGAGTGGAAATGGCCGTAGCATTTTTCGTGATTTTGGCCAACAGACTGTTTCGCCCGCAGATTTCGAATTGAACCTTTTGTCGCTCTGCTCTATAGTCATCAAGGCCGATGGCAGTGTAAGCCAACGAGAACTTGACTATGTGCGGCAATATTTTCTTAGCACCTATGGCAAGGAAAAAGCCAATGCCATCTTCCGCACGTTTAATGAGGTCATCAAAAAAAGGGAAGTCTCTGCACAGCGCATTTGCAGTTATCTCAACCAACGAACACGCTATGAGGTACGGCTGCAGTTGGTACATTTTCTCTTCGGAATCGCCCAATCAGATGGTCGGGTCAGTACGGCCGAAGCTGACAAACTACGGGAAATAGCGGGCTATCTCAGAGTGGCGATGCGTGATTTTGAGAGCATCATGGCCATGTTCATCAAATCAGCCGATAATGCCTATAAAATTTTGGAGATTGAAAAAACCGCGACCGATGACGAAGTGAAAAAGGCCTATCGAACAATGGCAAAGAAGTACCACCCCGATAGGGTGAACACCCAAGATGAAGCCATCAAGAAAGGTGCCGAAGAAAAATTCAAGGAAGTACAAAAAGCATACGAGACCATTCAACAAGAAAGAGGAATGAGCTAA
- a CDS encoding S41 family peptidase encodes MKKYQFILPTLLAVAIALGIFIGGKLHFNDTPEKLFSTNSKKDKLNRLIDYIDYEYVDEVNTDSIVDITVNNILGKLDPHSVYIPSSEMKEVSENMKGDFVGIGVSFYMYRDTITVIRPIKNGPSYRRGVKPGDRILMANGDTLFRKRISNSEIVNRLKGKAGSRVRLSVYRKSENRFFDVTVRRDKVPIKSVDAYYMLTDDMGYIKINRFAESTFAEFVDALQKLKIRGAEKLVLDLRDNPGGYLGIAEQLADEFLEEGKLILFTKNKKGKVKRAFATDGGNFENKPIYVLINERSASASEIIAGALQDNDAGTIVGRRSFGKGLVQREMDLGDGSAVRLTVSRYYTPTGRSIQKSYENGHQEDYYQEFVNRYHSGELISVDSIKVADSLKFRTPKGKVVYGGGGIIPDVFIPIGSNQEEAIESMDGTYEFFARFIFEHLEEDRNRYRSYSKKQFLETFRVDDILFEKFIDFVLARKIKLDFYAQETKIKAYLKANLAEQLFSPNLSAQIKGSHDTMLQKVVEIDSVVSTSMAIEAPLRD; translated from the coding sequence ATGAAAAAGTATCAGTTCATATTACCTACATTATTGGCGGTCGCCATTGCCCTTGGCATTTTCATTGGGGGTAAACTGCACTTCAACGATACCCCCGAAAAACTGTTCTCTACAAATTCAAAGAAAGATAAGCTGAATCGACTTATAGATTATATCGATTATGAATATGTCGATGAGGTCAATACCGATAGTATCGTCGATATTACCGTGAACAATATCTTGGGCAAATTAGACCCCCATTCGGTTTATATTCCAAGCAGTGAGATGAAAGAGGTCTCAGAAAACATGAAGGGTGATTTTGTGGGCATTGGCGTCAGTTTTTATATGTACAGGGATACCATTACGGTTATCCGTCCGATCAAGAACGGACCAAGCTATAGAAGAGGCGTTAAACCGGGCGATAGAATATTGATGGCCAATGGCGATACACTCTTCAGAAAACGCATATCCAACTCTGAGATCGTGAACAGGTTAAAGGGCAAGGCCGGCAGCCGTGTCAGACTAAGTGTGTATCGAAAATCAGAGAACAGATTTTTTGATGTGACCGTTAGACGGGATAAGGTGCCTATTAAAAGTGTTGATGCCTATTATATGCTCACCGATGATATGGGCTATATCAAGATCAATCGTTTTGCCGAATCTACCTTTGCCGAATTTGTTGACGCCCTACAGAAATTGAAGATAAGGGGTGCCGAAAAGTTGGTGCTCGATTTGAGGGATAACCCTGGAGGATATCTGGGAATTGCAGAGCAATTGGCCGATGAGTTTTTGGAAGAAGGAAAATTGATTCTGTTTACCAAGAACAAAAAGGGAAAAGTAAAAAGGGCCTTTGCGACCGACGGGGGCAATTTCGAAAACAAACCAATTTATGTGTTGATCAATGAACGTTCCGCATCGGCCAGCGAGATCATTGCCGGGGCACTGCAAGACAACGATGCGGGCACCATTGTCGGTCGCCGTTCTTTTGGCAAGGGATTGGTGCAGCGCGAAATGGATTTGGGAGATGGTTCTGCGGTGCGCTTGACCGTTTCAAGATATTACACGCCTACGGGCAGATCTATTCAAAAATCATATGAAAATGGCCACCAAGAAGATTACTACCAAGAGTTTGTGAATCGTTACCACAGTGGTGAATTGATTTCTGTGGATAGTATAAAGGTTGCCGATTCACTCAAGTTCAGAACGCCCAAAGGCAAGGTGGTCTATGGCGGCGGCGGTATAATTCCCGATGTGTTCATACCCATAGGAAGCAATCAAGAAGAGGCCATTGAAAGTATGGATGGCACCTATGAATTCTTTGCACGTTTTATCTTCGAGCACCTTGAAGAAGATAGAAACAGATACCGGTCATATTCAAAAAAACAATTTTTGGAAACGTTTAGGGTCGATGATATTCTTTTTGAAAAATTCATTGACTTTGTACTGGCCCGAAAGATAAAGCTTGATTTTTATGCCCAAGAAACAAAGATCAAGGCATATCTAAAGGCAAATTTGGCAGAACAACTGTTTTCGCCCAACCTATCGGCTCAAATCAAGGGGTCGCATGACACCATGCTACAAAAAGTGGTCGAAATCGATTCTGTGGTATCGACTTCAATGGCCATCGAAGCGCCATTAAGGGATTAG
- a CDS encoding MarC family protein — protein MNFNFKEIATASMVLFAVIDILGSVPIIISLRSKVGHIQSEKASIVAASIMVAFLFVGESILKLIGIDVNSFAVAGALVIFFLAVEMILGITLYRDDEPETASVVPIAFPLIAGAGTLTSILALRAEYHVENIIVAIIMNTIFVYLVLKTSKKIERFLGKNGLSIIRKVFGVILLAIAVKLFATNINQLLNP, from the coding sequence ATGAATTTCAACTTTAAAGAAATCGCCACTGCCAGTATGGTGCTCTTTGCGGTAATCGATATTTTGGGAAGCGTTCCCATTATCATCTCGCTTCGCAGCAAGGTCGGCCATATTCAATCTGAAAAGGCCTCGATCGTCGCCGCGAGCATCATGGTGGCCTTTCTCTTTGTGGGCGAGAGCATCTTAAAGTTGATCGGCATCGATGTAAACTCATTTGCCGTGGCCGGGGCCTTGGTCATTTTCTTTCTTGCGGTCGAGATGATTTTAGGCATAACGCTGTACAGAGATGATGAGCCCGAAACGGCTTCAGTAGTGCCCATAGCATTTCCTTTGATCGCAGGTGCGGGTACCTTGACCTCCATTTTGGCACTTCGGGCAGAATACCATGTCGAGAATATTATCGTGGCCATCATCATGAACACCATTTTTGTTTATTTGGTATTAAAAACATCTAAGAAGATCGAAAGGTTTTTGGGCAAGAACGGGCTCAGTATCATTCGAAAGGTCTTTGGTGTTATCTTATTGGCCATTGCCGTCAAATTGTTCGCCACCAATATCAATCAATTGTTGAACCCTTAG
- a CDS encoding ribonucleoside-diphosphate reductase subunit alpha, whose product MYVVKRDGRKEPVMFDKITARVRKLCYGLSELVDPIKVSMRVIEGLYDGVTTSELDNLAAEIAATMTTTHPDYAKLAARISVSNLHKNTKKSFSETMKDLYEYVNPRTGKKAPLLSKEVYKVISENAEKLDSTIIYNRDFGYDYFGFKTLERSYLLKLNGKIAERPQHMLMRVAIGIHLGDLDSAIETYELMSKKYFTHATPTLFNSGTPKPQMSSCFLLAMKEDSIDGIYDTLKQTAKISQSAGGIGLSIHNVRATGSYIAGTNGTSNGIVPMLRVFNDTARYVDQGGGKRKGSFAIYVEPWHADIFDFLDLKKNHGKEEMRARDLFYAMWIPDLFMKRVEADGDWTLMCPNECPGLFTNHSEEFEKLYTKYEVDGKGRKTIKARELWEKILESQIETGTPYMLYKDAANRKSNQKNLGTIRSSNLCTEILEYTSPDEIAVCNLASIALPMFVKNGQFDHKELFKVTKRVTKNLNKVIDRNYYPVKEAENSNMRHRPIGLGVQGLADTFILLRLPFTSDEAKKLNQEIFETLYYAAVTASVEEAKTDGPYSTYKGSPISEGEFQHNLWGIKDEELSGRWDWAKLRKEVNKHGVRNSLLVAPMPTASTSQILGNNECFEPYTSNIYTRRVLSGEFIVVNKHLLEDLVRLGLWNENLKQELMRANGSIQHIDVIPDDVKELYKTVWELSMKDIIDMSRQRGYFIDQSQSLNLFMENANYAKLTSMHFYAWKSGLKTGMYYLRTKAAVDAIKFTLDNTKKKEVPVSIAAEAEVSTATLPPAAETAKAMQVEAKEVTAQKEVDVQPMTEAEMAALIAQAKQGQADDDCLMCGS is encoded by the coding sequence ATGTATGTAGTAAAAAGAGACGGAAGAAAAGAGCCGGTAATGTTCGATAAAATTACGGCCAGAGTTAGAAAATTATGTTATGGTCTTAGCGAATTGGTAGATCCCATCAAGGTATCAATGCGGGTCATTGAGGGGCTTTATGATGGCGTGACCACTTCAGAGCTTGATAATTTGGCCGCGGAAATTGCCGCCACCATGACAACCACTCACCCTGATTATGCCAAGCTGGCCGCAAGAATCTCCGTTTCAAACCTACATAAAAACACCAAAAAATCGTTCTCCGAAACGATGAAAGATCTGTATGAATATGTAAACCCGCGTACAGGCAAAAAAGCACCGTTGCTCTCAAAAGAAGTTTACAAAGTCATCTCAGAAAATGCCGAAAAGCTCGACTCTACCATAATCTACAATCGTGATTTTGGATATGATTATTTCGGATTCAAGACCCTTGAGCGTTCTTACCTATTGAAATTGAACGGTAAAATTGCCGAGAGGCCCCAACACATGCTGATGAGGGTCGCAATAGGAATTCATTTGGGGGATTTGGATTCGGCCATTGAGACGTATGAACTGATGTCGAAGAAGTACTTCACCCATGCCACCCCAACGCTTTTCAATTCGGGCACCCCTAAACCACAGATGTCATCGTGTTTTCTGCTGGCGATGAAAGAAGACAGTATCGACGGCATTTATGACACGTTGAAACAGACAGCCAAGATTTCACAGTCTGCAGGTGGTATAGGATTGTCCATACACAATGTCAGGGCAACTGGGTCGTATATCGCTGGCACAAACGGAACATCAAACGGAATCGTGCCCATGTTGCGGGTCTTCAACGACACGGCACGTTATGTCGACCAAGGTGGTGGCAAACGCAAGGGTAGCTTTGCCATTTACGTAGAGCCTTGGCATGCCGATATCTTTGATTTTCTTGATTTGAAAAAGAACCATGGAAAAGAAGAAATGCGGGCGCGTGATCTCTTTTATGCAATGTGGATTCCCGATTTGTTCATGAAACGGGTCGAGGCCGATGGTGATTGGACACTCATGTGCCCCAACGAATGTCCCGGGCTATTCACCAACCACAGTGAAGAATTTGAGAAACTGTACACAAAATACGAAGTTGATGGCAAGGGAAGAAAGACCATCAAGGCCCGTGAACTATGGGAAAAGATTTTAGAATCACAGATTGAGACCGGCACACCGTATATGCTATATAAAGATGCGGCCAATAGAAAGAGCAACCAAAAGAATTTAGGCACCATTAGGTCATCTAACCTCTGTACCGAGATTTTAGAGTACACCTCTCCCGATGAGATCGCGGTCTGTAATTTGGCCTCTATCGCATTACCGATGTTCGTGAAAAATGGTCAATTTGATCATAAAGAACTGTTCAAGGTCACCAAGCGTGTTACCAAGAACTTGAACAAGGTCATCGATAGAAACTATTACCCTGTCAAAGAGGCCGAAAACTCCAATATGCGTCATCGACCCATTGGCCTGGGTGTTCAAGGACTGGCAGATACCTTCATTTTGCTAAGATTGCCTTTTACAAGTGATGAGGCGAAAAAGCTGAACCAAGAGATTTTTGAGACCCTTTATTATGCCGCTGTTACCGCTTCTGTAGAAGAGGCGAAAACAGACGGGCCATATTCGACATACAAGGGATCGCCAATTTCTGAAGGTGAGTTTCAACATAACCTTTGGGGCATCAAAGATGAAGAACTTTCGGGGAGATGGGATTGGGCCAAATTGCGCAAGGAAGTAAACAAGCATGGGGTTCGAAATTCACTTTTGGTAGCCCCTATGCCCACGGCCTCAACATCACAGATTCTGGGCAACAATGAATGCTTTGAGCCCTATACCTCCAACATCTATACCCGTAGAGTGCTTTCAGGAGAGTTTATCGTGGTGAATAAGCATCTATTGGAAGATTTGGTACGATTAGGGTTATGGAACGAAAATCTTAAACAAGAACTGATGCGCGCCAACGGTTCAATTCAGCATATCGATGTCATTCCCGACGATGTCAAAGAACTCTACAAGACCGTATGGGAACTGAGCATGAAAGATATTATTGATATGAGCCGCCAAAGAGGTTATTTCATCGATCAGAGCCAATCGCTCAACCTGTTTATGGAAAATGCCAACTATGCCAAGCTGACCTCGATGCACTTCTATGCTTGGAAGAGCGGCCTCAAAACCGGTATGTACTACCTGAGAACCAAAGCTGCCGTTGACGCCATTAAATTTACTTTAGATAATACCAAAAAGAAAGAAGTGCCTGTAAGCATAGCAGCTGAAGCTGAAGTAAGTACTGCCACACTGCCTCCGGCAGCAGAGACCGCAAAGGCCATGCAAGTGGAGGCCA
- a CDS encoding tetratricopeptide repeat protein: protein MSNKVSAQFIPTAFKKKVENLITVSPKEYAPIDNEFRREKRDTVLMAYLNQEAEKANYYEAQAYALNHIGRTLRNLSQFEKAEMYHKKALKISEEVNSIDFRVLSLNWLGVVYRRIDAVKTALDYNQEALRLAESVEDPSYHIKRSINVSLNCIGLLYQTLEQYDLAIKQFKEALKLEYELNNKLGLAINYQNIGHCYELEGDYDEALENYRKSLAFNEEINNNMGRIICKNSIAQIHLKQDMPNAALVLLEPLQEQSIQLGDNSITSSVFINLGWAEVKLGNFTEAEKHIEKGLDIAKQYNMPSIMVLAYKHLSELETMRGNYNAALQYFKQADELDKKITSGTNFRYMQDVISRYETEKKNNEIADLAKENELVRLRLRKNQTTFLVSALAIGLIASILYILHRKYQSQNEKRVLSLEQNMLRSQMNPHFLFNSLNSIKLYIINNDQKNAVHYLNKFSKLVRKILEASSSKEITLEEELETLELYMNIENIRFSNEIDFTINIDKNIDLGQIKIPSLALQPFLENALWHGLSPKDGKKKVSLDVAHKTNGHVTITIEDNGIGREAAHINKENRVLKRKSVGINITKERLANFAKDYQNSFEVQIIDLFDDSGKARGTKVEVEIPVI, encoded by the coding sequence ATGTCAAATAAGGTTTCGGCACAGTTTATTCCCACGGCATTCAAAAAAAAGGTTGAAAATCTTATCACCGTTTCACCAAAAGAATATGCGCCGATAGACAATGAATTCAGGCGTGAAAAAAGGGATACGGTGCTAATGGCCTATTTAAACCAAGAAGCCGAAAAAGCCAATTATTATGAAGCACAGGCCTATGCCTTGAACCATATTGGGCGAACCCTTCGAAATCTATCGCAATTCGAAAAAGCCGAAATGTACCATAAAAAGGCCCTGAAAATATCAGAGGAAGTCAATAGTATTGATTTTAGGGTTTTGAGCCTTAATTGGCTTGGGGTGGTATATCGACGTATCGATGCGGTCAAAACCGCCCTTGACTATAATCAAGAAGCCCTAAGGTTGGCCGAGTCAGTCGAAGACCCATCATATCATATCAAAAGAAGTATCAATGTGTCTTTGAACTGTATTGGCCTTCTTTATCAAACATTGGAGCAGTACGATTTGGCCATTAAACAATTCAAAGAGGCGCTGAAACTCGAGTATGAACTCAACAATAAGCTTGGCCTGGCAATTAACTATCAAAACATTGGGCATTGTTACGAACTGGAAGGAGATTATGATGAAGCACTTGAAAATTACAGAAAATCGCTTGCCTTCAATGAAGAAATCAACAACAATATGGGGCGTATCATTTGTAAGAACAGCATTGCACAGATACACCTTAAACAAGATATGCCCAATGCTGCACTGGTTTTGTTAGAGCCCCTTCAGGAGCAATCCATTCAATTGGGCGACAATTCAATTACCTCATCAGTCTTTATCAATCTAGGCTGGGCAGAAGTAAAATTGGGGAACTTCACCGAAGCCGAAAAACATATCGAAAAGGGCCTTGACATCGCAAAGCAGTACAATATGCCCAGCATCATGGTGCTTGCTTACAAACATTTGAGCGAACTCGAGACAATGAGGGGCAACTATAACGCCGCCCTACAATATTTCAAGCAGGCAGATGAGCTAGATAAGAAAATCACCAGCGGCACAAACTTTCGGTACATGCAAGATGTGATCAGCCGCTATGAAACCGAAAAAAAGAACAATGAAATTGCCGATTTGGCCAAAGAAAATGAATTGGTGCGGTTACGATTGCGAAAGAACCAGACCACATTTTTAGTAAGTGCCCTGGCGATTGGTTTGATCGCATCAATACTATACATACTCCATAGAAAATATCAGAGCCAAAATGAAAAAAGAGTGCTCAGTTTAGAACAAAACATGCTGCGAAGCCAGATGAATCCACACTTTTTGTTCAATTCATTGAACTCAATAAAATTGTACATCATCAATAATGACCAAAAGAACGCCGTACATTATCTGAACAAATTCTCTAAACTGGTCAGAAAGATCTTAGAGGCCTCTTCAAGCAAGGAAATCACCCTCGAAGAAGAACTGGAGACCCTTGAACTGTATATGAATATCGAGAACATCCGTTTTTCGAACGAAATCGACTTCACGATCAATATCGATAAAAACATCGACCTGGGGCAAATCAAGATTCCGTCACTTGCCCTTCAGCCATTTCTTGAAAATGCGCTTTGGCACGGCCTTTCGCCAAAAGATGGAAAGAAGAAAGTCAGTCTTGATGTAGCGCACAAGACCAATGGCCATGTGACCATCACCATTGAAGACAATGGCATTGGCAGGGAAGCTGCGCACATCAACAAAGAAAACCGGGTATTAAAACGAAAATCAGTGGGCATCAATATCACCAAAGAACGTTTGGCCAATTTTGCAAAAGACTATCAAAATTCTTTTGAAGTACAGATTATCGATCTGTTTGATGATAGCGGAAAGGCCCGCGGCACAAAAGTAGAGGTTGAGATACCTGTTATTTAG
- a CDS encoding ribonucleotide-diphosphate reductase subunit beta — protein MSSVIEPILQENKDRFVIFPIQHHDLWEWYKKQEACFWTAEEIDLHQDLSDWNTKLNDDEQYFIKHILAFFAASDGIVNENLAENFVNEVQYSEAKFFYGFQIMMENIHSETYSLLIDTYVKDEKEKNILFKAIENFPAIKKKADWALKWIESPSFAERLIAFAAVEGIFFSGAFCSIFWLKKRGLMPGLTFSNELISRDEGMHCDYAVHLHNNHLVNKVPKERITEIIVDALNIEREFITESLPVSLIGMNAKLMTQYLEFVTDRLLVELRCEKVYNSTNPFDFMDMISLQGKTNFFEKRVSEYQKAGVLNKEKDTDAQKISFDADF, from the coding sequence ATGTCTTCGGTCATAGAACCCATTCTGCAAGAAAACAAAGATAGATTTGTCATTTTTCCAATACAGCACCATGATTTATGGGAATGGTATAAGAAACAAGAGGCTTGTTTCTGGACGGCTGAAGAAATAGACCTGCACCAAGATCTATCTGATTGGAACACAAAACTGAACGATGACGAGCAGTATTTCATTAAACACATTTTGGCCTTCTTTGCCGCTTCTGACGGCATCGTCAACGAGAACCTTGCAGAAAATTTTGTGAACGAGGTACAATATTCCGAGGCCAAGTTTTTCTATGGCTTTCAGATCATGATGGAGAACATACATTCAGAAACCTACTCCCTTTTGATCGACACCTATGTAAAAGACGAAAAAGAGAAAAATATACTGTTCAAGGCCATTGAAAACTTTCCTGCCATCAAGAAAAAGGCCGATTGGGCATTGAAATGGATAGAATCACCCAGTTTTGCAGAACGTCTTATTGCCTTTGCCGCCGTTGAAGGTATTTTCTTCTCAGGAGCCTTCTGCTCTATCTTTTGGTTGAAGAAAAGAGGGCTGATGCCAGGGTTGACATTTTCGAACGAATTGATATCAAGAGATGAGGGCATGCACTGTGACTATGCGGTTCACCTCCACAACAACCATTTGGTCAATAAGGTGCCCAAAGAACGCATTACCGAGATAATTGTCGATGCCCTGAATATAGAACGCGAGTTCATTACCGAATCGCTTCCTGTAAGCTTGATTGGCATGAACGCCAAGCTGATGACCCAATATCTAGAGTTTGTGACCGATAGGTTGTTGGTCGAACTGAGGTGTGAAAAAGTGTACAATTCTACCAATCCCTTTGATTTCATGGATATGATATCGCTTCAGGGAAAAACTAATTTCTTTGAGAAGAGGGTCTCTGAATACCAAAAGGCAGGGGTTCTCAATAAAGAAAAAGATACAGATGCCCAAAAAATCAGTTTCGACGCCGATTTTTAA
- a CDS encoding HupE/UreJ family protein yields the protein MQDFWFYVKLGFDHVLDLGAYDHILFLAALAVPFSFKKWKQVVILATIFTIAHCISLALSVYETATVDVGLIEFLIPVTIALTALFNIFRVFKEGKSTGIYFQGLATAFFGLIHGFGFSNYFKMLMAEEEDKIGPLLGFATGIEFSQVAIILLVLLLAFVLQDMAKVKRRIFIGVTSILILIITIPMLKDTFPY from the coding sequence ATGCAAGACTTTTGGTTCTACGTAAAACTGGGGTTTGACCATGTGTTGGATCTGGGGGCCTATGACCACATTCTGTTTTTGGCCGCGTTGGCGGTTCCGTTTTCTTTTAAAAAATGGAAACAAGTAGTGATTCTGGCCACGATTTTCACCATTGCCCATTGTATTTCACTGGCACTATCGGTCTATGAAACCGCTACGGTCGATGTTGGACTTATCGAGTTTTTGATTCCGGTGACCATTGCGTTGACTGCCTTGTTCAATATTTTCAGGGTGTTTAAAGAGGGCAAATCCACCGGAATTTATTTTCAAGGTTTGGCGACGGCTTTTTTTGGTCTGATCCATGGTTTTGGGTTTTCAAACTATTTTAAAATGCTCATGGCCGAGGAAGAAGATAAAATTGGCCCCTTGCTGGGTTTTGCCACTGGCATAGAGTTTTCACAAGTGGCCATAATTTTATTGGTTTTGTTGCTGGCCTTTGTCCTTCAAGATATGGCCAAGGTCAAAAGGCGCATTTTCATCGGTGTGACCTCGATTTTGATCTTGATCATTACAATACCAATGCTTAAAGACACGTTTCCGTATTAG
- a CDS encoding dCMP deaminase family protein has translation MEQSKQEKYDRAYLRMAHEWGKLSYCKRKQVGAIIVKDRMIISDGYNGTPTGFENICEDEEGYTKWYVLHAEANAISKVAASTQSCEGATLYITLSPCRECSKLIHQSGIKRVVYQKAYKDDSGLRFLKRAGVEIQHLPILEEMV, from the coding sequence ATGGAGCAGAGCAAACAAGAAAAATACGATAGGGCATATCTGAGAATGGCCCATGAGTGGGGCAAATTGTCTTATTGCAAGCGAAAACAGGTAGGGGCCATTATAGTAAAAGACCGTATGATCATTTCAGACGGCTATAACGGTACCCCGACAGGCTTTGAAAATATTTGTGAAGACGAAGAGGGTTATACCAAATGGTATGTGCTGCATGCTGAGGCCAATGCCATATCAAAAGTAGCCGCTTCAACACAATCGTGTGAGGGGGCCACGTTGTACATCACATTGTCACCGTGCCGAGAGTGCAGCAAACTGATTCATCAGTCTGGCATAAAACGTGTGGTATATCAAAAGGCCTATAAAGATGATTCCGGATTACGTTTTTTGAAACGGGCCGGAGTCGAGATACAGCATTTGCCCATTTTGGAAGAAATGGTTTAG